From the genome of Phycicoccus duodecadis:
GGCTCGGCGCGGTGGCGGTGACCTTGAGGATCACCGAGTCCGGCGCGACGCTGGCCGTGACGCGCGAGGCGACGCTGGCGGGCGAGGCCTTGACGCCCGTCGCCTCGATGGCCCGCTGCGCGACCGCGCGGCTCGTGACCAGCGGCAGGTAGGAGTCGGCCTTGGAGCCGCTGAGGGCGTTGGCGGCGATGCCCTCGCCGGTGCTGCTGCCCGCCGCCGTCACGCGCACGTAGCCGCTGGCGTCCGCCTGGTAGACCTGCGGGAGGCGGGTCGTCAGCCCGAACGCCGCCGCTCCCCCGAGCAGGGTGAGCAGGACGAGCGACAGCAGGTGGGTCCGGCTGAGGCGGACGAAGTCGAGCAGGGTCACGCGGGATCCTCGGGCTGGCCGCAGCAGGGGTGCGTTCGCGGGGTGCCCCGATGGTACCCACGGCAGCCGGGAGCAGAGCCCGAGGCCGACGACGCGTCGCCGACCACCGGGGGCGTGCCACGCGGCGCACCTACAGTGGCCTCGTGACCGAGGCCCTGGCCGTCCCCCTGGCGGTGCGCGTCGAGCTGGCGCACGCCGCGGTGCAGCGGCTGGCCGAGGGGGCGGGCGTCGACCTGCTGCACATCAAGGGCCCGGCCGTGGCGCCCGGCCTGCGCGGCCACACCGGCGCGAGCGCCGACGCCGACGTCCTGGTGCGCCCCGACGGCGTCGACCGGCTGATGGCCGCCCTCGTCGCGCACGGCTGGCGGCTCGAGACCGGCTTCGCGTCGGGGTCGGCCTTCGACCACGCCGCCAACCTCTACCACCCGGGATGGGGCCTGCTCGACGTCCACCGTCTCTACCCCGGGATGGGGCGCGACCCCGCGGCGGCCTTCGCCGCCCTCTGGGCCGAGCGGGGGACGACCGCGCTGGCCCACGTGCCCTGCCCCGTCCCGAGCCCCGTCGGGCAGTCGCTGGTGCTGCTGCTCCACGCCGCCCGGACCCGCGTCGGCGGGGAGCATCCCGACATCGCGCCCAACTGGACCGCCCGTTCCGAGGAGCACCGGCGGGCCGTGCGCGCCCTGGCCGAACGCACCGGCTCGACGGTGGCGCTCGCCGCCGCCACCGGCGCCCTCGACGAGCACCGCGGCACCCCCGAGGCCGCCCTGTGGGAGGTCTTCGCGCACGACGACGACCGCCTCGGCGAGTGGCGGGCCCGCTGGCGCAGCGCCCGCGGGCCGGCGGCCAAGGCCTCCGTGGCCGTCCGCTCGGTCGGGGTCAACCGCTACTACCTGCGCCAGCGCCTCGGCCACGAGCCCAGCCGGGCCGAGGTCGGCGCCGCGTTCGTCCGGCGGCTGCGGGTGGGCGCGCGGGCGCTCGCCGCCCGGGCCCGCCGCTCGCGCACCGGCGGGGCGGCGTGACCACCGGGCCGGTGCGGGTGGCCGCCAGCACCGGGTGGGTCGAGGCCGACGGGGTGGTCTACGTCGCGGCCCTGCCCGACGGGCCACCGCTGGTGCTCGACGGGCACGGAGCCGTGGTCTGGGGGGCGGTGGTGCCGGGCGGCTCGGTCGACGACGTCACCGCCCGGGTCGCCGCCGC
Proteins encoded in this window:
- a CDS encoding nucleotidyltransferase family protein, with amino-acid sequence MTEALAVPLAVRVELAHAAVQRLAEGAGVDLLHIKGPAVAPGLRGHTGASADADVLVRPDGVDRLMAALVAHGWRLETGFASGSAFDHAANLYHPGWGLLDVHRLYPGMGRDPAAAFAALWAERGTTALAHVPCPVPSPVGQSLVLLLHAARTRVGGEHPDIAPNWTARSEEHRRAVRALAERTGSTVALAAATGALDEHRGTPEAALWEVFAHDDDRLGEWRARWRSARGPAAKASVAVRSVGVNRYYLRQRLGHEPSRAEVGAAFVRRLRVGARALAARARRSRTGGAA
- a CDS encoding PqqD family protein, with product MTTGPVRVAASTGWVEADGVVYVAALPDGPPLVLDGHGAVVWGAVVPGGSVDDVTARVAAAVGESVAVVGPDVARFVGSLVDAGVVTQG